A window of the Janthinobacterium agaricidamnosum NBRC 102515 = DSM 9628 genome harbors these coding sequences:
- the recB gene encoding exodeoxyribonuclease V subunit beta, with protein MSSQLLQPLSFPLHGSRLIEASAGTGKTWTIAALYVRLVLGHGGAQGFTRPLLPADILVMTFTRAATRELSNRVRQRLVEAAAYFRGEASRGDDYLDALLESYPDYSERQKAAHRLMLAAETMDEAAIFTIDAWCQRMLREHAFDSGSLFDEELVSDEQALFEDAAHDYWRQQVYPLNAVALEALLACWNDVGVLKKTIRELARRAASLDTGADEALGALIGRVQAEQQARLAQLKQGWLERADRMEQWIARQRELSPKCFNGTKMKPESLLKWFDGLRAWAGQPHLVRPDISDTAWRRLTPDGIADAYARNFTAEVPDDFDATAALAAALAQIQPLAHALYRHAAGKIAARIEELKRRARQFGFADMLLRLQAALQGENGAALRQRIVDQYPLVMVDEFQDTAPGQYRIFDLLYRVAGNDPALGLFLIGDPKQSIYGFRGADIQSYLAARRATAGRHYQLGTNYRSTEPLVAAVNQLFLHAEGSEHFAGFTAGAFRYRNERENPLPFEAVRAKGRGDRLVTGDGPLPALSVTLASDENLKGDGYRDYFAQHCAEHIVALLNDPLAGFDGQNGLVRLQPADIAVLVRDRREAAAIRRALQQRKVASVYLSDKDSVIDSEEAADVLRWLHALANPLDGALARAAFATRTIGLPLAALAALSSNELEWEQRVEQLKGLHLVWQRQGVLAMLRRFIHELKLPSALLRQPGGERRLTNLLHLAELLQSASRQLDGEQALIRWLAEQIAGGGDGQGDSGERVLRLESDAELVKVVTVHKSKGLEYPLVYLPFAVTARKAERRNRSFFEYTDGDGVRQIDMALSDDALEAVEAARIEEDLRLLYVALTRARHYLWLGVAALASRKAGDNVLHESALGYLLAGGEKLPAAELLPRWQRLRQVCGDIAIAVAGQPEKMTPLKRLELRPALGDAALFGGRFERDWTVGSFTSLTRQIGAANAHVPQLARDETLLEDDDSTEAMRTDDAPWHRFPRGSVPGNFLHEQLEWMGQEGFAIIHDDTFDSRLAARCERAGWGHRQDDTIIWLRAVAETPLPLLGAALCEIASLLPEMEFWFPSERLNTAALDQLCSAHLLGETPRPALPRRQLHGMLKGYADLVIERDGRYWVLDYKSNFLGTGDGAYHRQALANGMAQHRYDIQGAVYLLALHRLLRSRLGDSYDPQQHLGGALFLFLRGIANPHTHGCYWLAPDTALLDGLDRLLDEPHHED; from the coding sequence ATGAGCAGCCAATTGCTGCAACCGTTGAGTTTTCCGCTGCACGGCTCGCGCCTGATCGAAGCGAGCGCCGGCACCGGCAAGACCTGGACCATCGCCGCGCTGTACGTGCGGCTGGTGCTGGGCCATGGCGGCGCGCAGGGTTTTACGCGGCCGCTGCTGCCGGCCGACATCCTGGTGATGACCTTCACCCGCGCCGCCACGCGCGAACTGTCGAACCGGGTGCGCCAGCGGCTGGTCGAGGCGGCGGCTTATTTCCGCGGCGAGGCCAGTCGCGGCGACGATTACCTCGATGCGCTGCTGGAATCCTACCCTGACTACAGCGAACGGCAAAAGGCGGCGCACCGGCTGATGCTGGCCGCCGAAACCATGGACGAGGCGGCGATCTTCACCATCGACGCGTGGTGCCAGCGCATGTTGCGCGAGCATGCGTTCGACAGCGGCAGCCTGTTCGACGAAGAACTGGTCAGCGACGAACAGGCGCTGTTCGAGGATGCGGCCCACGATTACTGGCGCCAGCAAGTCTATCCCTTGAACGCGGTCGCGCTGGAAGCGCTGCTGGCGTGCTGGAACGATGTCGGGGTGCTCAAGAAAACCATCCGCGAACTGGCCCGGCGCGCCGCCAGCCTGGACACCGGTGCCGATGAGGCGCTGGGCGCCTTGATCGGCCGGGTGCAGGCCGAGCAGCAGGCGCGGCTGGCGCAACTGAAACAGGGCTGGCTGGAACGGGCCGACCGCATGGAACAATGGATCGCCCGGCAGCGCGAGCTGTCGCCGAAGTGTTTTAACGGCACCAAGATGAAGCCGGAATCGTTGCTCAAATGGTTCGACGGCTTGCGGGCCTGGGCCGGCCAGCCTCACCTGGTCAGGCCGGACATCAGCGACACCGCGTGGCGCCGGCTGACGCCGGACGGCATCGCCGACGCGTACGCCAGGAATTTCACGGCCGAGGTGCCGGACGATTTCGACGCGACCGCCGCGCTGGCCGCCGCGCTGGCGCAGATCCAGCCGCTGGCGCATGCGCTGTACCGGCACGCGGCCGGCAAGATCGCCGCGCGCATCGAGGAATTAAAACGCCGCGCGCGCCAGTTCGGGTTCGCCGACATGCTGCTGCGCCTGCAAGCCGCGCTGCAAGGCGAAAACGGCGCCGCGCTGCGCCAGCGCATCGTCGACCAGTATCCGCTGGTCATGGTCGATGAATTCCAGGATACCGCGCCGGGCCAGTATCGGATTTTCGACTTGCTGTACCGGGTCGCCGGCAACGATCCGGCGCTGGGCCTGTTCCTGATCGGCGACCCGAAACAGTCGATTTACGGCTTTCGCGGCGCCGACATCCAGAGCTACCTGGCGGCGCGCCGCGCCACCGCCGGCCGGCATTACCAGCTGGGCACCAATTACCGCTCGACCGAACCGCTGGTGGCGGCGGTCAACCAGCTGTTCCTGCACGCCGAAGGTTCCGAACATTTCGCTGGTTTTACCGCCGGCGCCTTCCGCTACCGCAATGAGCGGGAAAATCCGCTGCCGTTCGAGGCCGTCCGCGCCAAGGGCCGCGGCGACCGGCTGGTGACTGGCGACGGCCCGCTGCCCGCCTTGAGCGTGACGCTGGCCAGCGATGAAAACCTGAAGGGCGACGGCTACCGCGATTATTTCGCGCAGCACTGCGCCGAACATATCGTCGCCTTGCTGAACGATCCGCTGGCCGGTTTTGACGGCCAGAACGGCCTGGTACGGCTGCAGCCGGCCGATATCGCGGTGCTGGTGCGCGACCGCCGCGAAGCGGCCGCGATCCGCCGCGCGCTGCAGCAGCGCAAGGTCGCCAGCGTGTATTTGTCGGACAAGGATTCGGTGATCGACAGCGAAGAGGCGGCCGACGTGCTGCGCTGGCTGCACGCGCTGGCCAATCCGCTCGATGGCGCGCTGGCACGGGCCGCGTTCGCGACGCGCACCATCGGCTTGCCGCTGGCCGCACTGGCGGCCTTGTCGAGCAACGAACTGGAATGGGAACAGCGCGTCGAACAATTGAAGGGCTTGCACCTGGTCTGGCAGCGCCAGGGCGTGCTGGCGATGCTGCGCCGCTTCATCCATGAACTGAAATTGCCGTCGGCGCTGCTGCGACAGCCGGGCGGCGAACGGCGCCTGACCAATTTGCTGCACCTGGCCGAATTGTTGCAATCGGCCAGCCGCCAGCTCGATGGCGAACAGGCGCTGATACGCTGGCTGGCCGAGCAGATAGCTGGCGGCGGCGACGGCCAGGGCGACAGCGGCGAACGGGTGCTGCGCCTTGAAAGCGACGCCGAACTGGTCAAGGTGGTGACGGTGCACAAGTCCAAGGGCCTGGAGTATCCGCTGGTGTATCTGCCGTTCGCGGTCACCGCGCGCAAGGCCGAGCGGCGCAACCGCAGCTTCTTCGAATATACCGACGGCGACGGCGTGCGCCAGATCGACATGGCCCTGAGCGACGACGCGTTGGAAGCGGTCGAGGCGGCGCGCATCGAAGAAGATTTGCGGCTGCTGTACGTGGCGCTGACGCGCGCCCGCCACTACCTGTGGCTGGGCGTGGCGGCGCTGGCCAGCCGCAAGGCCGGCGACAATGTGCTGCACGAATCGGCGCTCGGCTATTTGCTGGCCGGCGGCGAAAAATTGCCGGCCGCCGAATTGCTGCCGCGCTGGCAGCGCTTGCGGCAAGTGTGCGGCGACATCGCCATCGCCGTGGCCGGCCAGCCCGAAAAAATGACGCCGTTGAAGCGTCTTGAATTGCGTCCGGCGCTGGGCGATGCGGCGTTATTTGGCGGACGGTTCGAACGCGACTGGACGGTCGGCAGTTTTACCTCGCTGACGCGGCAGATCGGCGCCGCCAATGCGCATGTGCCGCAACTGGCGCGCGATGAAACCCTGCTGGAAGACGACGACAGCACAGAGGCGATGCGCACCGACGACGCGCCGTGGCACCGTTTTCCGCGCGGCTCGGTGCCGGGCAACTTCCTGCATGAGCAACTGGAGTGGATGGGCCAGGAAGGCTTCGCCATCATCCACGACGACACCTTCGACAGCCGGCTGGCCGCGCGCTGCGAGCGGGCCGGCTGGGGCCACCGCCAGGACGATACCATCATCTGGCTGCGCGCGGTGGCCGAAACGCCGCTGCCGCTGCTGGGCGCCGCGCTGTGCGAGATCGCATCGCTGCTGCCGGAAATGGAATTCTGGTTCCCCAGCGAGCGCTTGAATACCGCCGCGCTGGACCAGCTGTGCAGTGCGCATCTGCTGGGCGAAACGCCGCGTCCGGCCTTGCCGCGGCGCCAGCTGCACGGCATGCTGAAAGGGTATGCCGACCTGGTCATCGAACGCGACGGCCGCTACTGGGTGCTCGACTACAAATCGAATTTCCTCGGGACCGGCGATGGCGCCTACCATCGGCAGGCGCTGGCCAACGGCATGGCGCAGCACCGCTACGATATCCAGGGCGCGGTCTACCTGCTGGCGCTGCACCGCTTGCTGCGCAGCCGCCTGGGCGACAGCTACGATCCGCAACAGCACCTGGGCGGCGCGCTGTTCCTGTTTTTGCGCGGCATCGCCAACCCGCATACCCACGGCTGTTACTGGCTGGCGCCGGACACCGCGCTGCTCGACGGCCTGGACCGATTACTCGATGAGCCCCACCATGAAGATTGA